A region from the Sutcliffiella horikoshii genome encodes:
- a CDS encoding tripartite tricarboxylate transporter substrate binding protein — MTKKWKNKASAVGLTLLLSVTAACSSSTGGTSADGTWSPQKPIEMVAPAGAGGGWDTTARMVAQTFEQEELIDKRMPVVNKPGGGGAVAWSYIAKKEADPHHLFVSSPPLLLVPLNGQSENTYEDFTPLANVIADYGAFAVRADAKWNDLNELFEDMKKDPASITVIGVSSPGSMDHIQFVKIAKAAGVDITKVKYVSEQEGGTLTALLNGSVDVYSAGTAETVEHVKAGKIKVLGITAEERLEGEVLSDFPTAKEQGIDETFVNWRGFFGPANMDDAAVAYYVDKFSKLNESEAWDEIRKKYGWNELFMTGEEYQEFLKKENEEMQALLEELGLGN; from the coding sequence ATGACAAAGAAATGGAAAAACAAAGCAAGTGCAGTGGGGTTAACATTGTTATTATCCGTAACAGCAGCTTGCTCCAGCTCAACAGGAGGAACAAGTGCAGATGGTACATGGTCTCCTCAGAAACCAATAGAAATGGTAGCACCAGCTGGGGCAGGAGGGGGATGGGATACTACCGCTCGGATGGTAGCTCAGACATTTGAGCAGGAGGAATTGATCGATAAGAGAATGCCAGTTGTCAATAAGCCAGGTGGCGGCGGTGCTGTTGCTTGGTCTTACATCGCGAAGAAAGAGGCGGATCCACACCATCTGTTCGTATCTTCTCCACCTTTATTACTAGTCCCGCTTAACGGACAATCCGAGAATACGTATGAGGATTTTACTCCACTTGCCAATGTTATCGCGGACTACGGTGCTTTTGCAGTACGGGCTGATGCAAAGTGGAACGATTTAAATGAGTTATTTGAAGATATGAAAAAAGATCCAGCAAGCATCACGGTTATCGGTGTATCTTCTCCCGGAAGCATGGATCATATCCAATTTGTCAAAATAGCTAAAGCAGCTGGCGTGGATATCACCAAGGTCAAATATGTATCCGAACAAGAGGGAGGAACATTGACGGCATTACTTAACGGAAGTGTGGATGTCTATTCCGCCGGCACCGCTGAAACGGTGGAGCATGTGAAGGCAGGGAAAATCAAGGTATTAGGCATAACAGCAGAAGAGCGTCTAGAGGGGGAGGTTCTTTCTGACTTTCCAACTGCCAAGGAACAGGGAATAGATGAAACCTTCGTGAACTGGAGAGGATTCTTTGGCCCAGCCAACATGGATGACGCGGCTGTTGCCTATTATGTAGATAAGTTCTCAAAATTAAACGAATCAGAAGCCTGGGATGAAATCAGAAAGAAATACGGCTGGAATGAGCTTTTCATGACAGGAGAGGAATATCAGGAATTTCTTAAAAAAGAGAATGAAGAAATGCAAGCCTTATTGGAAGAATTGGGGCTCGGGAATTAA
- a CDS encoding NUDIX hydrolase: protein MEQLKVFNKERTYLGTASRDEVHIKGHWHETFHCWIKAEINGKEYLYFQLRSKEKKDYPGLLDITAAGHLLSHENVEDGVREVEEEIGIKVGMDELSYLGVIPYEKELEDFIDREHAHVYLLKRYIPLESFTLQTEEVSGIFIVPLEDFYQLWFGNMTDVSIEGIKENAHGERVKITMKVDKKMFVPHNDTFYKETLEALKSVKP, encoded by the coding sequence ATGGAGCAATTAAAAGTTTTCAATAAGGAAAGAACATACCTGGGCACTGCATCAAGAGATGAAGTACATATTAAGGGACATTGGCACGAGACTTTTCACTGCTGGATAAAGGCTGAGATAAACGGCAAAGAATATCTTTACTTTCAACTGAGAAGCAAGGAAAAGAAAGATTATCCAGGCTTATTGGATATCACAGCAGCCGGACATCTGTTATCACATGAAAACGTGGAAGATGGGGTAAGGGAGGTAGAAGAGGAAATAGGGATAAAAGTTGGCATGGATGAACTGTCTTACCTGGGTGTCATCCCTTATGAAAAAGAATTGGAAGATTTTATCGATAGAGAGCATGCCCATGTTTATCTGTTAAAGCGGTACATACCCTTAGAGTCATTTACTCTGCAAACAGAAGAGGTTAGTGGGATTTTTATCGTTCCTTTAGAAGACTTTTACCAACTATGGTTTGGGAATATGACGGATGTATCAATCGAAGGGATAAAGGAAAATGCTCACGGCGAAAGAGTTAAGATTACTATGAAGGTGGATAAAAAAATGTTTGTTCCACACAATGATACTTTTTACAAAGAAACATTGGAGGCACTAAAATCAGTTAAGCCTTAA
- a CDS encoding response regulator — protein sequence MINVAIAEDDFRVAGIHEQFLEKIEGVRVVNKALNAAQTMDKLAIGEIDLILLDNFMPDESGASLLPLIRDRFPEVDIIMITAATEKAVVEAALKYGVVDYLIKPVTFERFQHAIKTYLERKAFIKENESYDQKVIDQFFHRNGLMETEKQKDSLPKGIDQLTLEKVEGLLDNHSHNGWTAEQMGELMGASRTTARRYLEYLISLDKAKAELEYGLVGRPERKYYRIGL from the coding sequence ATGATAAACGTGGCAATAGCAGAGGATGATTTTCGGGTTGCGGGCATTCATGAGCAATTCTTAGAAAAAATTGAAGGAGTAAGGGTGGTCAATAAAGCTCTAAATGCAGCTCAAACCATGGACAAACTTGCAATTGGGGAAATCGATCTTATCCTCTTGGATAATTTCATGCCTGATGAAAGCGGAGCTTCCCTGCTACCACTCATCCGCGATAGATTCCCCGAGGTGGACATCATCATGATAACTGCAGCAACAGAAAAAGCGGTGGTGGAAGCGGCTCTGAAATATGGGGTGGTTGATTACTTAATCAAACCGGTAACATTTGAAAGGTTTCAACATGCCATAAAAACATATCTTGAGAGAAAAGCTTTCATAAAAGAGAATGAATCATATGATCAAAAAGTTATAGATCAGTTTTTTCATAGAAACGGGTTGATGGAAACTGAGAAACAAAAGGATTCTTTACCCAAGGGAATCGACCAATTAACCTTGGAAAAAGTGGAAGGCCTATTAGATAATCATAGCCATAATGGATGGACAGCGGAACAAATGGGAGAATTGATGGGGGCATCCCGGACAACAGCAAGGCGGTACCTTGAGTACTTGATTTCTCTGGATAAAGCAAAAGCTGAGTTGGAGTACGGCTTGGTAGGCAGACCTGAAAGAAAATACTATCGGATAGGATTATGA
- a CDS encoding ATP-binding protein yields the protein MRHKIKPVRLQTKLIILIVTLLIGIIVLICGVFFYLEMKEFKTNTGNRALQIAKTISFMPEVQEAMDSDKASDTLQPLTLKIQQEIDAQFVVIGDAQGLRYTHPDTDKIGQQMVGGDNIRALEEGKAYISEATGSLGLSIRGKAPIISNDGTVIGVVSVGFLMENLKSRMEEKLVEISLIALLAVNVGVVGGYLLARNIRKDILGLEPHEIASLYRERNAILKSVKEGIIAVDANGFVTMVNPSALDILELREEELIHKQITDIVPDTDIMEVARTGHAQENKEIYLFDKDVIVNRIPIMEKEIVVGVVSSFRDKTDMKKLLHTLVEVKKYSEELRAQTHEFTNKLYVLSGMLELGKFEEALDWIKKEYMVNQARNDILFDRIKDEKLQAILLGKLAVASEKKKLLQLNEESSVQLITRNIELSSLVAIVGNLIDNALEAVETREDGIVSFFAIDYGNDLILEISDNGPGFQEGTIDLIFGKGYSTKQADQPRGYGLAIVKKEVEQLGGTVEVQRTSDNTTVFTVYLPKNKTYGGERNDKRGNSRG from the coding sequence ATGAGACATAAAATAAAACCGGTGCGTCTGCAAACAAAGCTAATCATTCTCATTGTGACGCTACTTATCGGCATTATCGTTTTGATATGCGGCGTTTTCTTTTACTTAGAGATGAAAGAGTTTAAAACCAATACAGGAAACCGAGCACTCCAAATAGCCAAAACAATCTCCTTTATGCCAGAGGTACAAGAAGCAATGGATTCGGACAAAGCAAGTGATACGCTCCAACCGCTTACATTGAAAATCCAGCAGGAGATAGACGCGCAATTTGTGGTGATCGGAGATGCTCAAGGCCTTCGTTATACACATCCTGATACCGATAAAATCGGCCAACAGATGGTGGGGGGAGATAATATAAGGGCTTTGGAAGAAGGGAAAGCTTATATATCGGAAGCGACAGGTTCACTAGGGTTATCCATCAGAGGGAAAGCTCCTATTATTTCAAATGATGGAACGGTCATCGGAGTTGTATCGGTCGGTTTTCTCATGGAGAATTTAAAAAGCCGGATGGAAGAAAAGTTGGTGGAAATATCGTTGATTGCTCTGTTGGCAGTAAATGTCGGAGTGGTTGGAGGGTATCTGCTTGCTAGAAACATACGAAAAGATATCCTCGGTCTGGAACCCCATGAAATCGCTTCCTTGTACAGGGAAAGAAATGCCATCCTAAAATCAGTAAAAGAGGGCATTATTGCTGTTGACGCAAATGGGTTCGTTACCATGGTTAACCCTTCAGCGCTTGATATATTAGAGCTGCGTGAAGAAGAACTGATACATAAACAAATAACCGACATCGTACCTGATACAGATATTATGGAGGTTGCCCGAACAGGACATGCGCAGGAAAACAAAGAAATCTACTTATTTGATAAAGATGTAATTGTAAACAGGATTCCTATTATGGAAAAAGAAATCGTGGTAGGAGTAGTGTCCAGCTTTCGAGATAAAACAGATATGAAAAAGTTGCTACATACTCTTGTAGAGGTAAAGAAATATTCAGAGGAGTTGCGAGCTCAGACCCACGAATTTACTAATAAACTTTACGTTTTATCAGGGATGTTGGAGTTAGGAAAATTTGAAGAAGCATTAGACTGGATCAAGAAAGAATATATGGTTAATCAGGCACGCAATGATATTCTATTTGACAGGATAAAGGACGAAAAACTTCAGGCCATCCTGCTAGGGAAGCTTGCTGTCGCATCAGAAAAGAAGAAACTTCTCCAACTAAATGAAGAAAGTTCAGTCCAGTTAATCACCCGTAATATAGAGCTCTCTAGCTTAGTGGCCATTGTTGGTAATTTAATAGATAATGCGTTGGAGGCCGTGGAGACAAGAGAGGATGGAATTGTATCCTTTTTCGCTATTGATTATGGAAACGACTTAATTTTGGAGATAAGTGATAATGGACCAGGTTTTCAAGAAGGAACAATAGATTTAATTTTCGGGAAGGGATACAGTACCAAACAAGCTGATCAGCCAAGGGGATACGGCCTTGCTATTGTCAAGAAAGAGGTAGAACAGCTTGGCGGAACGGTAGAAGTTCAAAGAACCTCGGACAATACAACGGTGTTTACCGTATACCTCCCTAAAAACAAAACATATGGGGGTGAAAGAAATGATAAACGTGGCAATAGCAGAGGATGA
- a CDS encoding YeeE/YedE family protein, with amino-acid sequence MAETTFNTVQQHEKQLTTIVAKLNPIQKPFLTIGVMASIILLIAIVATTDWIQGTLYIIGLALGVTLLHARFGFTSAFRRLMSVGNVQGLQAHMVMLAVATTLFAIILSTGFSFTGNTPAGYVSPVGVSVLVGAFMFGIGMQLGSGCASGTLYSVGGGSSSMILTLMSFIVGSVIGAYHFTFWMEGTPALPPISIAESTDLGFFGGWAVQMALFAGIYWLTVQIAKRKNPPSMKPLATTTGWKKVVRGSWPLFAAAIILALLNALTLAVRGNPWGITSAFALWGGKALMLVGIDVSSWGYFTGANGEALTQTVLADSTSVMNFGIILGAFIAASAQGTFKPKKIKPGIAGASIVGGLLMGYGARLAFGCNIGAYFGGIASFSLHGWVWMVMAMLGTLLALFIRPLFGLKNPKPTDSVC; translated from the coding sequence TTGGCGGAAACAACTTTTAATACTGTTCAACAACATGAAAAGCAACTAACAACTATTGTTGCTAAATTGAATCCTATCCAAAAACCTTTCTTAACGATTGGTGTAATGGCTAGCATCATACTTTTAATAGCAATTGTTGCCACAACAGATTGGATTCAAGGGACTTTATATATTATTGGATTGGCCCTGGGTGTAACACTATTGCATGCACGCTTTGGGTTCACATCTGCATTCAGACGCTTGATGTCAGTAGGTAATGTACAGGGACTTCAAGCGCACATGGTGATGCTGGCGGTTGCAACGACATTGTTTGCCATCATATTAAGTACTGGCTTCAGTTTTACTGGAAATACACCCGCAGGCTATGTATCGCCTGTAGGAGTTAGTGTGTTAGTCGGTGCATTCATGTTTGGAATCGGGATGCAGCTTGGCAGTGGTTGCGCATCCGGAACCCTTTATTCGGTGGGGGGAGGGTCTTCATCGATGATCTTGACACTAATGTCGTTCATCGTTGGATCTGTCATTGGAGCTTACCACTTTACGTTTTGGATGGAAGGTACCCCGGCACTTCCGCCGATTTCCATTGCGGAATCGACCGACCTTGGCTTCTTTGGGGGCTGGGCGGTTCAGATGGCACTTTTTGCGGGCATTTACTGGTTAACTGTTCAAATTGCTAAGCGAAAAAACCCGCCAAGTATGAAACCATTGGCAACAACAACTGGTTGGAAAAAGGTAGTACGCGGTTCTTGGCCTTTATTTGCGGCTGCTATCATTTTGGCACTTCTAAACGCTCTTACTTTAGCAGTACGAGGAAACCCTTGGGGAATTACTTCAGCATTCGCCCTTTGGGGAGGAAAGGCATTAATGTTAGTAGGAATAGATGTTTCAAGCTGGGGATATTTTACCGGAGCAAACGGAGAAGCTTTAACACAGACGGTCCTTGCTGATTCAACAAGTGTGATGAACTTTGGAATCATCTTAGGAGCATTTATTGCTGCAAGTGCACAAGGTACTTTTAAACCTAAGAAAATCAAACCTGGCATTGCAGGAGCTTCTATTGTTGGTGGTTTATTAATGGGCTACGGTGCAAGACTTGCCTTTGGTTGTAATATTGGAGCATACTTTGGAGGAATTGCTTCCTTCAGTTTACACGGTTGGGTATGGATGGTCATGGCTATGCTTGGAACATTACTGGCGTTATTTATCAGACCATTATTCGGGTTAAAGAACCCTAAGCCAACAGATTCAGTATGTTAA
- a CDS encoding helix-turn-helix domain-containing protein, whose amino-acid sequence MKHPISIFMMDVTNSSKNWDEITSYLGEVEGFVKRWTRGLPHAQVRHRLGDEIVGLFDHYSTAYTVAFYISQIWKYKEQPPYFGITFGTVDTSLQQIDLDKWNHPLMRQARLANEKIKHSSQRSSMLLLPGEASIEDTSLEMANLLLSYQHKFMSDQTSLQQLISRLYAILDEQKAIARLVNKSPSTISSHYKKGNCEIILNTLYTLQETLDKLETKSFGNQPHNITKELTQTIKNELYKNIDAIISI is encoded by the coding sequence ATGAAGCACCCAATATCCATTTTTATGATGGATGTGACAAACTCATCAAAAAATTGGGACGAAATAACGTCCTATTTAGGAGAAGTGGAAGGCTTTGTGAAAAGGTGGACGAGAGGTCTCCCCCATGCACAGGTGAGACACCGACTTGGAGACGAAATTGTCGGGCTGTTTGATCATTACTCTACCGCATATACAGTGGCATTCTATATAAGCCAAATATGGAAATACAAAGAACAGCCACCCTACTTCGGAATCACGTTTGGAACGGTTGATACAAGCTTACAGCAGATTGATTTAGATAAATGGAATCATCCATTAATGCGCCAGGCAAGGCTGGCCAACGAAAAAATAAAGCACTCCTCCCAGCGTTCATCTATGTTGTTGCTTCCCGGTGAGGCATCCATTGAAGACACGTCATTAGAAATGGCAAATTTGCTTTTATCCTATCAACATAAATTCATGAGTGACCAAACGTCATTGCAACAATTAATTTCCAGGCTGTACGCCATTCTTGATGAGCAAAAAGCCATAGCAAGGCTAGTAAATAAGTCTCCTTCTACTATCTCCAGTCACTATAAGAAAGGGAATTGTGAGATAATATTGAATACCTTATACACACTCCAAGAAACCTTGGACAAGTTAGAAACAAAAAGCTTTGGGAACCAACCACATAATATTACGAAAGAGTTGACTCAAACCATTAAAAATGAGCTTTATAAAAATATCGATGCGATCATTTCTATATGA
- a CDS encoding DUF3307 domain-containing protein, translated as MIFLSLILAHLIADFYFQTEHMVKEKRKFLKLHLFHHAVVMLFLLLIIYFYQGNDLIREVLLPTILLVGIHGAIDYLKIILQEKTNKLVQKNAWNLGLFIVDQILHVITILAVCYFTLQVDLQAMFHTVLVLFNLKEGMRPELGLLEGLLFLVIMLILCTTVTGHLIRIMLGSLTKHISLFEGKYTLKDLAISPNSEKNMSEEYTYMVMKHQDLSRGKVIGYLERLLVVALILMGSFSAVGFIVAAKSLTRFKQMDDRDWAEYFLLGTLTSFLFAIIYGVLLKIVFFGSY; from the coding sequence ATGATATTCCTTTCCCTTATCTTAGCCCATTTAATTGCAGATTTTTATTTTCAGACAGAGCACATGGTGAAGGAAAAACGGAAGTTCTTAAAGCTCCATTTATTTCACCATGCTGTTGTTATGCTTTTTCTCCTCCTTATCATCTATTTCTATCAAGGAAATGATTTAATTAGGGAGGTCTTGTTGCCCACCATCCTATTAGTGGGAATTCACGGGGCCATCGATTACTTAAAGATTATTTTGCAGGAAAAAACGAATAAATTAGTACAGAAAAATGCCTGGAATCTTGGATTATTTATAGTAGATCAAATTTTGCACGTAATTACTATTTTGGCAGTATGCTATTTTACTTTACAAGTAGATTTACAGGCTATGTTTCATACTGTTTTAGTATTGTTCAACTTAAAAGAAGGCATGCGACCAGAGCTTGGTTTGTTGGAAGGTCTCTTATTTCTAGTAATTATGTTGATACTATGTACAACTGTTACAGGCCATCTAATTAGGATCATGCTTGGTTCCCTCACTAAACATATTTCCCTTTTTGAAGGCAAATACACATTAAAGGATCTTGCCATCAGTCCCAATAGTGAAAAGAACATGTCAGAGGAATATACATATATGGTCATGAAACACCAAGATCTTTCTAGAGGAAAAGTGATCGGCTATCTGGAACGTCTATTGGTGGTGGCGTTAATATTGATGGGTTCTTTTTCTGCAGTTGGATTTATTGTCGCAGCCAAATCCCTTACACGATTCAAGCAGATGGATGACCGGGATTGGGCGGAGTATTTTTTACTGGGGACCCTAACTTCCTTTCTTTTTGCAATCATCTATGGAGTGTTGTTGAAAATTGTATTCTTCGGTTCTTACTAG
- a CDS encoding cupin domain-containing protein — protein MYYPSNNYPYPYTVNPYAYNYMRNSYWPYPNTYNTYHLQNNFRAIELKDYGPNPFAEDINELTLQNNNFRTALWTGSQFQITLMSLKPGEDIGLEMHPDVDQFLRLEQGEGIVQMGKNKNEFTFEKMVSDDYAVVIPAGTWHNLTNTGNVPLKLYSIYAPPNHPFGTVHATKADAEATEENGEGPPVIDGKTPDEWVQYTEFLVNEGLEDVKRGINAVHILQEFILMGVLVGKGYSPKKAYETVEEWERTGESKLLQQSKNM, from the coding sequence ATGTATTATCCTTCAAATAATTATCCATATCCTTATACTGTAAATCCATATGCTTACAACTATATGAGAAACAGTTATTGGCCATACCCAAACACGTATAATACTTATCATTTGCAAAACAATTTCAGAGCAATTGAATTAAAGGATTATGGTCCAAATCCATTTGCAGAAGATATTAACGAACTAACCTTGCAAAACAATAACTTTCGAACAGCTTTATGGACGGGATCACAGTTTCAGATTACTTTAATGAGTTTAAAGCCTGGAGAAGATATAGGGTTGGAAATGCATCCCGATGTTGATCAATTCCTGCGTTTAGAGCAAGGAGAGGGAATCGTTCAAATGGGAAAAAATAAAAATGAATTTACGTTTGAAAAAATGGTTTCAGACGACTATGCAGTAGTGATTCCTGCCGGCACTTGGCATAACCTTACAAATACCGGAAATGTTCCACTGAAACTGTACTCTATTTATGCGCCGCCAAATCATCCGTTCGGTACGGTTCATGCTACCAAGGCTGATGCGGAGGCAACGGAAGAGAATGGAGAAGGGCCACCAGTTATTGATGGGAAAACACCGGATGAATGGGTGCAGTATACTGAGTTTTTGGTGAATGAAGGACTGGAAGATGTTAAAAGAGGAATAAATGCGGTTCACATTCTGCAAGAATTTATTTTAATGGGTGTACTTGTAGGGAAGGGATATTCGCCGAAAAAAGCCTATGAAACAGTAGAAGAGTGGGAGCGAACTGGGGAATCTAAACTTCTTCAGCAAAGCAAAAATATGTAG
- a CDS encoding ring-cleaving dioxygenase, which produces MNGLKGIHHVTAITSSAEKNYEFFTYVLGMRLVKKTVNQDDIQTYHLFFADDKGSPGTDMTFFDFPGIPKGSHGTNEIFRTGFRVPSDKALAYWVDRFDRLNVKHDGIKDQFGTKTLSFVDFDDQQYQLVSDENNKGVEPGTPWQKGPIPLEYAITGLGPLHIRVANFDFFKEVLEKVLLFKEIAHDGETHLFEVGEGGNGAQLVVEHNDRLPQAQQGFGTVHHAAFRVEDRSVIDEWDARLKGFGFNTSGHVDRYFFESLYARVAPQILFEFATDGPGFMGDEPYETLGEKLSLPPFLEPKREQIEKLVRPIDTVRSTKDFKKE; this is translated from the coding sequence ATAAACGGACTAAAAGGGATTCATCACGTCACAGCAATAACCAGCAGCGCAGAAAAGAACTACGAATTTTTTACCTATGTGTTAGGGATGAGACTTGTAAAAAAGACAGTGAACCAAGATGACATTCAAACGTACCATTTATTTTTTGCTGACGACAAGGGAAGCCCGGGAACAGACATGACATTCTTTGATTTTCCAGGCATTCCAAAAGGAAGCCACGGTACAAATGAAATTTTCAGAACTGGTTTCAGAGTACCATCAGACAAGGCATTAGCATATTGGGTAGATCGTTTTGACCGCTTAAACGTAAAGCATGATGGCATCAAGGATCAGTTTGGGACAAAGACACTTTCCTTTGTAGATTTTGATGACCAACAATACCAATTAGTTTCTGATGAAAATAACAAAGGGGTAGAGCCGGGCACGCCATGGCAGAAGGGGCCGATTCCTTTAGAATATGCAATCACGGGGCTGGGGCCTCTCCATATTCGTGTTGCAAATTTTGATTTCTTTAAGGAAGTTCTAGAAAAAGTTCTTCTATTTAAAGAAATTGCTCATGACGGAGAAACACATTTGTTTGAGGTAGGAGAAGGGGGTAACGGGGCCCAGCTGGTTGTAGAGCATAATGATAGACTTCCTCAAGCGCAGCAAGGATTCGGGACCGTGCATCATGCTGCATTCCGAGTAGAGGACCGCTCTGTTATCGATGAGTGGGATGCCAGATTAAAAGGGTTTGGCTTTAACACATCAGGACATGTGGACCGTTATTTCTTTGAATCCTTGTACGCACGTGTTGCTCCACAGATACTGTTTGAGTTTGCAACGGACGGTCCTGGCTTCATGGGGGATGAGCCATATGAAACTTTAGGAGAGAAACTTTCTTTGCCACCGTTTCTTGAACCGAAACGCGAACAAATCGAAAAGCTTGTCAGACCGATTGATACCGTAAGAAGTACAAAGGACTTTAAAAAAGAATAA
- a CDS encoding nuclease-related domain-containing protein, producing the protein MIIKEREIPSNLLFLQAIERRLENDHLSMPRVKEVIAKQIKGYKGESAIDYPLSILPDQDFHILHSVSLQCQNQNFHIDTLLLSNNFISLLEVKNMGGTIHFDRKFNQLTQTYMGNVKYYQCPIIQVNNQERLLKQWMEQFGFPQIPITSFVVISNPSCMIQVDPGDKSTNQKVIHGHYLPTKIEQQKAISNRQSLSTIEIQNLAHTIIEHHKSKLTLTLKQLNITPSELLLGVQCSYCLAIPMQRTHSYWCCPKCNNKSKDAHIPALSDYCLLFNETISNKEAREFLLVPSTNVMKRILTSTGLQTIGNTRSIKYNLYPLINLTSPSNRDIIISNSR; encoded by the coding sequence ATGATAATAAAAGAGAGAGAGATTCCTTCCAATCTATTATTTTTGCAAGCTATTGAGAGACGCCTCGAAAATGATCACCTCTCGATGCCGCGAGTAAAGGAAGTGATAGCCAAGCAAATAAAAGGGTATAAAGGCGAAAGTGCCATTGACTACCCCTTAAGCATCCTTCCTGATCAAGACTTCCATATTCTACATTCCGTCAGTTTACAATGCCAGAATCAAAACTTTCATATTGATACCTTACTTCTATCCAATAACTTCATATCCCTATTGGAGGTGAAAAATATGGGTGGGACAATACATTTTGACAGGAAATTCAATCAGCTGACTCAGACATATATGGGTAATGTGAAATATTATCAGTGTCCAATCATACAGGTCAATAATCAAGAAAGACTACTCAAGCAATGGATGGAACAGTTTGGCTTCCCACAAATACCAATCACTTCTTTCGTAGTTATCTCAAACCCGTCTTGCATGATTCAAGTCGACCCTGGAGATAAGTCAACCAACCAAAAGGTCATCCACGGTCATTATCTTCCTACAAAAATCGAACAACAAAAAGCAATCTCCAATAGACAAAGCCTTTCCACCATAGAAATACAAAACCTGGCCCACACCATTATTGAGCATCATAAATCTAAACTAACCCTCACTCTAAAACAGCTAAACATTACTCCAAGTGAACTTTTATTAGGTGTACAATGCTCGTACTGCCTGGCTATCCCAATGCAAAGGACTCATTCTTATTGGTGTTGTCCTAAGTGCAACAATAAATCAAAAGACGCGCATATCCCGGCTTTAAGTGATTACTGTTTATTATTCAACGAGACAATATCCAATAAAGAGGCTAGAGAGTTTCTACTTGTCCCGTCCACTAATGTCATGAAAAGGATCTTGACTTCCACTGGACTTCAAACGATTGGAAACACCAGGTCTATAAAATACAACCTCTATCCTCTCATCAATTTGACATCTCCATCCAACCGCGATATAATTATCTCGAATTCAAGATAA